A DNA window from Hordeum vulgare subsp. vulgare chromosome 1H, MorexV3_pseudomolecules_assembly, whole genome shotgun sequence contains the following coding sequences:
- the LOC123446390 gene encoding protein PSK SIMULATOR 1-like, with translation MGGLCSKVSAVDKSPSDTALGRNQVFDHEPAVPLKEEEKKSVSEEAAAKRAEEQQQSFSFLESVVPGLAVYNGADVEHTGSRTPQLARTLSQKAGLGKAKVSEMSMILGRASTAGLGKAVEVLDTLGSSMASLNASSGFVSSSGAKGNKISILAFEVANTIVKGSNLMRSLSNANIKHIKEVVLHSEGVQHLISKDMDELLEIAAADKREELDVFSKEIIRFGNRCKDPQWHNLDRYFEKLASERTSQHSLKRDAETVMQQLIICVQYTAELYHELHALDRFEQDYRRKHQENDDFSSTGDSLHILKQEVKSQSKHVKSLKRKSLWSKNLDEVIEKLVDIVHFLDLEIYDAFGRAESEESQEPVKRHMRLGPAGLALHYANIINQIDTLISRSSTISSNTRDNLYQGLPPTIKSALRHKLQSFEIKEELTTSQIKAEMEKTLRWLVPIAHNTTKAHHGFGWVGEWANTGSELNCKLSGQMDLIRIETLYHAEKDKTEAHILELVVWLHHLISKSRAANGDIRSPIKSPVRSSTQKGHTIRLQLDPANNSSPILTPEDQDMLRCVKYRKFVPGISKSQEFDTKSRHDRHSRLCKSNSHSPTSGNRKDLLPFRRFSMLPVIDFEIDRTKALDLIDRLDGLEIQSEIN, from the exons ATGGGAGGCCTCTGCTCAAAAGTCTCAGCGGTAGACAAGTCGCCGAGCGACACCGCACTCGGCAGGAACCAGGTATTCGACCATGAGCCGGCGGTGCCgttgaaggaggaggagaagaagtcggTGTCCGAAGAGGCTGCGGCAAAGAGGGCGGAAGAGCAGCAGCAGTCTTTCTCGTTCTTGGAGAGCGTCGTGCCCGGCCTTGCTGTGTACAATGGTGCAGATGTTGAGCACACAGGGTCCAGGACACCACAACTGGCTCGGACACTGTCGCAGAAGGCTGGCTTGGGCAAGGCCAAG GTTTCGGAAATGAGCATGATTTTAGGTAGAGCTAGCACTGCTGGACTTGGGAAAGCTGTGGAGGTTCTAGACACACTTGGTAGTAGCATGGCGAGTTTAAATGCTAGTAGTGGCTTTGTGTCAAGTTCTGGAGCAAAGGGAAATAAAATATCTATTTTGGCTTTTGAGGTGGCAAATACAATAGTTAAGGGTTCCAATCTAATGCGTTCTCTGTCAAATGCTAACATAAAGCATATAAAAGAAGTGGTGCTTCATTCCGAAGGTGTCCAACACCTGATATCCAAAGATATGGATGAACTACTTGAGATCGCAGCTGCTGACAAAAG GGAAGAGTTAGATGTATTTTCAAAAGAGATTATTCGTTTTGGTAACCGCTGCAAGGATCCTCAATGGCACAACTTGGACCGCTACTTTGAAAA GTTGGCGTCAGAAAGAACTTCCCAGCATTCCCTGAAACGAGATGCCGAGACTGTGATGCAGCAGTTGATAATATGTGTTCAGTATACAGCT GAATTATATCATGAGTTGCATGCATTGGATAGGTTTGAGCAAGATTATCGTCGTAAACATCAAGAAAATGATGACTTCAGTTCAACAG GTGACAGTCTGCATATACTAAAGCAAGAAGTGAAGAGCCAAAGTAAGCATGTTAAAAGTTTGAAAAGAAAGTCACTTTGGTCCAAGAATTTGGATGAG GTGATTGAAAAGCTTGTAGATATTGTTCACTTCTTAGATCTGGAGATTTATGATGCCTTTGGTCGTGCTG AGAGTGAAGAATCACAAGAACCCGTGAAACGCCATATGAGATTGGGACCAGCAGGCCTTGCGCTCCATTATGCAAATATCATCAATCAGATTGATACACTT ATTTCTCGGTCAAGCACCATCTCTTCAAACACGAGGGATAATCTATACCAAGGTTTACCGCCTACCATCAAATCTGCTCTCCGGCATAAGCTGCAATCTTTCGAAATAAAAGAAGAG CTTACGACTTCTCAAATCAAAGCTGAAATGGAGAAAACTTTGCGATGGCTTGTCCCTATTGCCCATAATACGACTAA GGCGCACCACGGCTTTGGTTGGGTTGGAGAGTGGGCAAATACAGG ATCTGAACTGAACTGCAAGCTATCAGGACAAATGGACTTGATCCGAATTGAGACACTGTATCATGCTGAGAAGGACAAAACTGAAGCACATATCCTTGAGCTTGTCGTGTGGCTTCATCATCTCATCAGTAAATCCAGAGCTGCCAATGGAGATATAAGGTCTCCTATCAAATCTCCTGTCCGTTCATCGACACAAAAGGGTCATACAATTAGGTTGCAGCTGGACCCAGCGAACAATTCATCGCCGATTCTTACACCAGAGGACCAGGATATGCTAAGGTGTGTCAAGTACAGAAAATTCGTCCCTGGGATAAGCAAAAGTCAAGAATTCGACACGAAGTCGAGGCATGACAGACACAGCAGATTGTGCAAGAGCAATAGCCATTCGCCAACCAGTGGCAACAGGAAAGATCTGCTACCATTTAGGAGGTTCTCCATGCTCCCTGTCATAGACTTCGAGATTGATAGGACAAAGGCTTTGGATTTAATTGACAGGCTTGATGGTCTGGAAATTCAGTCAGAAATCAACTGA
- the LOC123446401 gene encoding DAR GTPase 3, chloroplastic: protein MLLPTRRLPAAPSRPAVRPHISPARPSLRFRRQHGRAATARAASATPPVLGDTLLGLYEKERLGLSRYADEESKEDVFWETLDADLQYWTRSLRPVQWYPGHIAKTEKELKGQLKLMDVVIEVRDARIPLATTHPKMDSWLGNRRRIIVMNREDMVSADDRNAWATYFSSQGIKVVYSNGQLGMGTMKLGRMAKSAASTVNTKRREKGLLPRPVRAGIVGYPNVGKSSLINRLLKRRMCPAAPRPGVTRELKWVRFGKDLELLDSPGILPMRISDQTAALKLAICDDIGERSYDFADVAAILVQILLRHPAVGSEAFRKRYKIDVDSDCGKLFVTKLSVHLFNGDTTQAAFRILSDFRKGRFGWVALERPPT from the exons ATGCTCCTCCCGACGCGCCGCCTCCCCGCCGCTCCTTCCCGCCCAGCCGTGCGCCCGCACATCTCCCCCGCGCGGCCGTCGCTCCGGTTCCGGCGACAGCATGGCcgagcggcgacggcgagggcggcgtcgGCGACACCTCCCGTG CTTGGTGACACACTGCTGGGTCTGTACGAGAAGGAGAGGCTAGGCCTCTCACGATACGCCGACGAGGAGTCCAAAGAAGACGTCTTCTGGGAGACCTTGGACGCCGATTTGCAGTACTGGACCAGATCCCTGCGCCCGGTGCAG TGGTATCCTGGCCATATTGCAAAAACAGAGAAGGAACTGAAAGGGCAGCTAAAGCTCATGGATGTCGTCATAGAGGTCCGGGATGCTAGAATTCCCTTGGCCACCACCCATCCTAAG ATGGATTCCTGGCTAGGCAACCGGAGAAGGATCATAGTGATGAACCGCGAGGACATGGTGTCGGCCGACGACAGAAATGCATGGGCGACTTACTTTTCTAGTCAGGGTATCAAAGTTGTTTACTCAAATGGACAGCTGGGCATG GGTACGATGAAATTAGGAAGAATGGCGAAATCAGCAGCATCTACTGTGAACACAAAGCGAAGAGAAAAGGGATTGCTTCCTCGTCCG GTTCGGGCTGGAATTGTTGGATATCCAAATGTTGGTAAATCTTCCTTGATTAATCGCTTGCTAAAACGAAGAATGTGTCCAGCAGCACCTAGACCAGGTGTCACAAGAGAACTGAA GTGGGTGCGTTTTGGGAAGGATCTAGAGCTGTTAGACTCGCCTGGAATATTGCCAATGAGAATTAGTGATCAGACAGCTGCTCTTAAGCTTGCTATCTGTGATGATATCGGAGAAAGATCATATGATTTTGCTGATGTGGCAGCCATTCTTGTGCAGATATTGTTAAGACATCCGGCTGTTG GTTCTGAGGCATTTCGAAAACGATACAAGATCGATGTAGACAGTGACTGCGGCAAATT GTTTGTCACGAAGCTCTCAGTCCACTTGTTCAATGGAGATACCACCCAAGCAGCTTTCCGCATCTTGTCCGACTTCCGGAAAGGCAGATTTGGTTGGGTTGCCTTGGAGAGACCTCCAACATGA